ctaagccccccaggtgccccttccctgaCCCATGCTGGGTCTACACAGAGGGAACCAGCAACCATCTCCTTACCACTTTTCCCACCAGTGCCCTTTGAATCAAGCCGAGAAGTTCCTTGGATCTTAGTCCCCAAATGAGATGTGTCTAAGACAGTGTTTTGATAGAAATCGTAgctcctcaggtcatgatcccggggtcctgggatggagccctgccatCAGGTACCCTGctggctgctcctccctcccgccgctcatgctctccctctaataaacaaaatctttaaaaccccGGAATGACAGCAGCACCTATCTGAATCCTAGGTGggacataaaagataaaaagagaagaaatctaaaaacaagTTGAGTAAAGAATCCTTGAGGTGAGGTGTAATGCAACTTCATCACTTTATTCAAATCTTCAAAATAGTCTTTATTCTAcatttttagtataaaaaatCCACAAGTTAAGTGCACCACAGTGTAGAGAGAGACGTACAACGCTGAACTTCCATAACAGTCAATGGTACAGTCAAACATCACATGTACAGAACACAAAATTTAGATGAACTGaaattataagataaaataaaataaaatccaatttcagaaaacaaaaatcaaagtattAAGGATCCCTGAAAATATTCTTAACCCTAATGAGATTTCGCTGGACTCAAGTCATTTTGTAGTGAGGGATTCATAGTATGACCCCATTACCCCAGCTGAGGAATTCTCAGGAGCCATGAGTGCCTGCATCAGATACTCTGATAACTGGTAACCAATTTTTGGATGGGGAAACTTCCCCTAATTTGGCTCGGACGTCATCAGGCTTTTGAAATGCATCCTCCTCCTTGCCCCCACATTTTAAACAAACCAGTTTACAGTACAGTTTGCATGGATACCCTTTGTTCAAATGGAGCTCTGTTTTTCTGGCACCGGAGCAAATTTGGGTTTGGTTCGTAGATGAAGAAACAACCTATGAGGAGGGTCCAGAGAGGCACCCTCCACTTTTGCCTGAGGAGATGCAAAAGCAGAAGTAATGGGGTCTGTGCTTGGGGCACAGAGGGGGTTTCAGAGGATCCTTGTGAAAGACTAGTTAAAAGATGGCAAGTGGGGAGAAGTGCAAGGAGAGAAGGAAGTTAGTCTGACTGGCTTTCTGTCCTGCACCATTGATTCAATGGAGATTGGCGGGAAGGAACTGGAAGACTAGGGTTGAGGGTGGGACGTGGGGCAAAGGATGGAAAGGCAGACAACTAATGCATTTCATTTATAACAAGTAATAGAAATCAAAGACTTAAAGGAGATTAAAGACCAATCAGAATAATTTGGCAACTTTAATTCTTAGGAAGATCAAAGTTCCCTCCAAACCTAATTTGATGTTTTATTACTAAGAGCAAAGACCAGTATGGTACAGTATTACTCCGGAGGAATTAAAGGAAGATCCTTAGGGCTGCTTTTACCCACATTCATTTTATGAATGGATGCCTCCCCTACCTCAAAATGCTTTAAGGAGGTACTGCTACCATTACATGGTTCCTTATTAAGTTTGAAAAGTGCCTGAAAGTTTGGGCACCAGAAAGACACCCCAACAACATGTGTCTAAACTGCAACTTCAGGTTAATATGACTAAAGCAGTTACATTGTGAGAAGTGCTGAAGGTATGTGATGTCTTTCCCGGCATAGAGGTGGCCTTGGTTCTTCACCAGATGGTGTAGccaccatctgagccacccatgaaGAAGTTTCCCTTCCGCTGAGTTACGAggacattggctccctgcatgactGCAAGCTGAGCAGCGTTGGGAGGGCATCCAGGGGGTGGAGGctgaaaggaaaagacaaggatGATGGGCAGAGGGCAGCTGAGACAAGGGAAGTGGACAAAGGTGAAACAGGATCCATTAGGAAGATGGCAGTGTCCTGACCAATCATATCTTAAAGCTAGTTCTGCCAATGTGGGTTGTAAAGCAGGTCTATATTCTCTGTGAACCCAAAGGTACAGACAGGAAAAGAGCCTACCACTCATTTAAAGGCATTCTCACCTCATTTCAGGTATATGGCTTTGAGGCAAGGACCACCTGGGCTCTAATTCTTATAGAGGGGGGAGCTAAGCAGGCAACATAACTAAAATCTCTAGTATCTTTCTAAACGCCACTTAATAGGGGACTgtgctttctccatttttttcaggtttttaaaaattatttaaattcaagttgcctacatataacacacagtgctcatctcatcatgtgtctttctccatttttactTATCACGTTTCTTGATGGAATGCCATACTGATGGCAAATGAAGTAAATGTTACAGGCTGAATAAGGAGTATTACTAGCCCAGTACCAAAGTGGAACTGCAAAAGCAGCAGGCAGGACTCCTAATGCTTTAAAGAGATATAGGAAAACAAAGGAATCTGGTTAACTCAGGCCCCAGGGAATGTGCCAGATGCTACTGACTTGCCACAGTTCTCCTGCCCCCTCAACTGCTTTCTGCCCAACTACTGGATGTCAGTACTTATACCCATACCACAGCTATTACCCAGGGATGGTGAAAGGATGAATATGTAatctcttcaaaaagttaaaatacgTAAGAGCTGAGTTGTTCTGATAAGGGCATACTCACAGGAATGTTGCCAGCAGTAGCCCCCGCTCCAAATCTGGCACCTGCATCATACCCTCCTTCCACCAGCACTGCTGAACCAGGTGGATAAATGGGACCAACTGGATAATAAGCCATGGGGATTGTGGAACCTAAAGGTCCAACAGCCACAGATTGGGCCATGGGAAGATACAGTGAGGCGCCAGGAAATGCAGCTGACATGGTGGGGACCGTGGCAGCCCCTGGATGCACAAAGCTCGGACGATAGAGCTAGAAGAGAAGGCAACAGGTTACTTTATGACATTCCGATTTTAGATCCCTTCCACGCGTCAATTCTCAATTGTCCCTGTGCAGATTACACTCTGAGTTACACAAACTGCCTTTCCACTGCCACTCAGTACCCTCCTGCATCACTTCCTGCTATAGCTAACGTGAGGCTCAAGGAACACAAGCTCATCTTCTTAACCTCACctggtgccaaaaaaaaaaaaaaaaaaaaaaaacccaaacatgaaACAATCAGATGATGCAGTCTCAACCCCCAACAGAAGTTGCTGAAGCGTACAGTGTTTCAGACTATTCACGTgagccctcccttctcctatttACGGATGTGCATGGAGTCAGGCTTATTAGCTAAGGACTGAAGATGTGACCCAAGAGCATTGGGTTCAAGTCTAGTAAACTGGAAGCACCTCTGAGTAGGCAGGTGGAGCATCAGTATAGGGTGGAGCCTGAGGAAGATGCAAGGTCTGAGGGTACACTGGGTTCCCAGGAGGCTGCACGGGATAGGTTGGCTGCGTTGGATATTGACctggaagacaagaaaaaagaaaaaaaagaaaaagaaaaagaaaatgcatgttgCGTACCACACAGAGCCACCAAAACGGGGCAGAGCATCCTGGGTAGCCGCCCTAGGGGCAGCAAGCTGGAGACGTGTAGATAGACCGCTCTGGGGGGTGGCGCGGGGGGTGGGCGCTGATTTCTGGGGCCAAGAGAATATTCTCTTCGCACCCTTACCCCTAC
This region of Vulpes vulpes isolate BD-2025 chromosome 8, VulVul3, whole genome shotgun sequence genomic DNA includes:
- the DAZAP2 gene encoding DAZ-associated protein 2 isoform X3, producing MNSKGQYPTQPTYPVQPPGNPVYPQTLHLPQAPPYTDAPPAYSELYRPSFVHPGAATVPTMSAAFPGASLYLPMAQSVAVGPLGSTIPMAYYPVGPIYPPASTPWMPSQRCSACSHAGSQCPRNSAEGKLLHGWLRWWLHHLVKNQGHLYAGKDITYLQHFSQCNCFSHINLKLQFRHMLLGCLSGAQTFRHFSNLIRNHVMVAVPP
- the DAZAP2 gene encoding DAZ-associated protein 2 isoform X2, with the protein product MNSKGQYPTQPTYPVQPPGNPVYPQTLHLPQAPPYTDAPPAYSELYRPSFVHPGAATVPTMSAAFPGASLYLPMAQSVAVGPLGSTIPMAYYPVGPIYPPGSAVLVEGGYDAGARFGAGATAGNIPPPPPGCPPNAAQLAVMQGANVLVTQRKGNFFMGGSDGGYTIW
- the DAZAP2 gene encoding DAZ-associated protein 2 isoform X1, which gives rise to MGPHTCPASMEKLGVPVEDCPGQYPTQPTYPVQPPGNPVYPQTLHLPQAPPYTDAPPAYSELYRPSFVHPGAATVPTMSAAFPGASLYLPMAQSVAVGPLGSTIPMAYYPVGPIYPPGSAVLVEGGYDAGARFGAGATAGNIPPPPPGCPPNAAQLAVMQGANVLVTQRKGNFFMGGSDGGYTIW